One part of the Chiroxiphia lanceolata isolate bChiLan1 chromosome 14, bChiLan1.pri, whole genome shotgun sequence genome encodes these proteins:
- the LOC116793729 gene encoding DNA-directed RNA polymerases I and III subunit RPAC2-like — MAGSGDRTALETIQADGTDGNCVTFVLHDEDHTLGNSLRYMVMKNPDVEFCGYCITHPSESKINFRIQTRGALPAVEPFRKGLNDLMAVCQHVLSTFERSMKEYRAQREEEMQ, encoded by the exons ATGGCCGGGAGCGGCGACAGGACCGCCCTGGAGACC ATCCAGGCGGATGGGACAGATGGGAATTGTGTCACCTTCGTGCTGCACGACGAGGATCACACCCTGGGCAACTCCCTGCGCTACATGGTCATGAAGAA CCCTGACGTGGAGTTCTGTGGCTACTGCATCACACACCCCTCAGAGAGCAAGATCAACTTCAGGATCCAGACCAGAG GGGCCCTTCCAGCGGTGGAGCCGTTCCGGAAGGGGCTCAATGACCTGATGGCTGTTTGCCAGCACGTGCTCAGCACCTTTGAG AGGAGCATGAAGGAGtacagggcacagagggaggaggagatgcagTAG